The Halorientalis sp. IM1011 genome window below encodes:
- a CDS encoding 3-hydroxyacyl-CoA dehydrogenase family protein → MRGLDEIETWGVVGAGTMGHGIAQAAATSGYDVVMRDVEEELVEEGLQGIESSLSRFEEKDKFSSEEATAARERVTGTTDLADLADCDFVVEAIVENMDVKRDVFADLDETVPEDVVLATNTSTLSITSIASATERADRIVGLHFMNPVPLMEGVEVVVGERTAEETVQLAHDLAEDVGKTTWESDDKPGFVTNRVLMPWIAEGIRAFDEGVASKADMDRGMKLGTNVPMGPLELADHIGLDICLDAMETLHEELGDRYQPPYLLKRKVEAGDLGKKSGKGFYEYGE, encoded by the coding sequence ATGCGTGGACTCGACGAGATCGAGACATGGGGCGTCGTCGGCGCGGGAACGATGGGCCACGGCATCGCACAGGCAGCGGCTACCAGCGGCTACGACGTGGTGATGCGCGACGTGGAGGAAGAACTCGTAGAGGAGGGACTCCAGGGCATCGAGTCCAGCCTCTCGCGGTTCGAGGAGAAGGACAAATTCTCGAGCGAGGAGGCCACCGCCGCCCGCGAGCGGGTCACCGGCACGACCGACCTCGCGGACCTCGCCGACTGCGATTTCGTCGTCGAGGCCATCGTCGAGAACATGGACGTCAAACGGGACGTGTTCGCGGATCTGGACGAGACGGTTCCCGAGGACGTGGTCCTCGCCACGAACACCAGCACGCTCTCGATTACGTCCATCGCGAGCGCGACCGAGCGTGCCGACCGGATCGTCGGCCTGCACTTCATGAACCCCGTCCCCCTGATGGAGGGCGTCGAGGTCGTCGTCGGGGAGCGAACGGCCGAGGAGACCGTCCAGCTGGCCCACGACCTCGCGGAGGACGTGGGTAAGACCACCTGGGAGTCCGACGACAAGCCCGGCTTCGTCACGAACCGCGTCCTGATGCCCTGGATCGCCGAGGGCATCCGGGCCTTCGACGAGGGCGTCGCCTCCAAGGCCGACATGGACAGGGGCATGAAACTCGGCACGAACGTCCCGATGGGACCGCTCGAACTCGCCGACCACATCGGGCTCGACATCTGTCTGGACGCGATGGAGACGCTCCACGAGGAACTCGGCGACCGCTACCAGCCCCCCTACCTACTCAAGCGGAAGGTCGAGGCCGGCGACCTCGGGAAGAAGTCCGGCAAGGGGTTCTACGAGTACG